Proteins encoded by one window of Halomonas sp. SH5A2:
- the dnaJ gene encoding molecular chaperone DnaJ — protein sequence MSQRDYYEVLGVDKGADQKEIKKAYRRLAQKYHPDRNPEDDTAAEKFREVSEAYEVLTDSEKRAAYDQFGHAGVDGQGGGFGGGGFGGGGAGDFSDIFGDVFGDIFGGGGGRRRGPNAPARGSDLRYNLELDLENAVAGTTVDIRVPRHIECDRCDGGGAEPGSTKDTCPTCHGHGQVRMQQGFFAVQQTCPTCHGSGQHIKVPCHKCNGEGRVRETRTLSVKIPPGVDTGDRIRLNAEGESGINGGPPGDLYVQVAIKPHHIFQRDGKHLQCDVPINFVDAALGGELEVPTLDGRVKLKIPPETQTGKMFRLKGKGVKPVRGGAPGDLLCKVVVETPVKLSEEQKNLLRQFQESLEGSNSHHSPKKTGFFDSVKKFFEEMKP from the coding sequence ATGTCCCAACGCGATTATTATGAAGTCCTGGGTGTCGACAAAGGGGCCGATCAGAAAGAGATCAAGAAAGCCTACCGTCGCCTTGCGCAAAAATACCACCCCGACCGCAACCCGGAAGACGATACCGCGGCGGAAAAATTCCGCGAAGTGTCGGAAGCCTACGAAGTCCTGACCGACAGCGAAAAACGTGCGGCCTACGACCAGTTTGGTCATGCCGGCGTAGACGGCCAAGGCGGAGGCTTTGGTGGCGGTGGTTTCGGCGGCGGTGGCGCTGGCGATTTCAGCGACATTTTCGGCGATGTGTTTGGCGATATTTTCGGCGGTGGCGGCGGGCGTCGTCGTGGTCCCAATGCCCCGGCGCGCGGTTCTGACCTGCGCTACAACCTGGAGCTGGATCTGGAAAATGCGGTCGCCGGCACCACGGTCGATATCCGTGTGCCGCGCCACATTGAATGCGACCGTTGTGATGGCGGTGGCGCCGAGCCGGGCTCAACCAAAGATACCTGTCCGACGTGCCATGGCCACGGTCAGGTGCGTATGCAGCAGGGGTTCTTTGCGGTTCAGCAAACCTGCCCGACCTGCCATGGCTCAGGCCAGCACATCAAGGTGCCGTGTCATAAGTGTAACGGCGAAGGGCGCGTACGCGAGACCCGGACACTGTCGGTGAAGATTCCACCGGGTGTGGATACCGGCGACCGTATCCGCCTGAACGCGGAAGGCGAAAGCGGTATCAATGGTGGCCCGCCAGGCGATCTGTATGTCCAGGTGGCCATCAAGCCGCACCATATCTTCCAGCGTGACGGTAAGCACCTGCAGTGTGACGTGCCGATTAACTTCGTCGATGCGGCACTGGGCGGTGAGCTGGAAGTGCCCACGCTCGATGGCCGAGTGAAGCTGAAGATTCCGCCGGAAACCCAAACCGGCAAGATGTTCAGGCTCAAGGGCAAGGGCGTCAAACCGGTTCGCGGCGGCGCCCCTGGCGACCTGCTGTGCAAAGTCGTGGTGGAAACGCCCGTCAAGCTCAGCGAGGAACAGAAAAATCTGCTGCGCCAGTTCCAGGAAAGCCTGGAAGGCAGCAACAGCCATCACTCACCCAAGAAAACCGGCTTCTTCGATAGCGTGAAGAAGTTTTTTGAAGAGATGAAGCCGTAA
- a CDS encoding DMT family transporter translates to MDNLQDRPAKGIFLRVLSGLLFTGMLVSIKAVSDAVPVGQSVFFRSLFALLPIVVFLALRREFPRGLATRRPLGHALRSGLGAAAMFASFAAVALLPVAEATLLAQLTPVFMAIGGILLLGERFSLYRAGAIVLALSGMAVLVLPGLGADGAHGQVAGYALGALSALLTAGALLTVRRISRTETAGSIAFYFILVSSLAGLATLPLGWAALSPVEFGLLVLSGLFGGAAHIAMTLALRYAEASRLAPFEYIALVWPVLADWVLFGIPVSSAFLLALPLMLSGVALAAMEGRRLKWPLRR, encoded by the coding sequence ATGGATAACCTCCAGGATAGGCCCGCCAAAGGGATTTTTCTCAGGGTTCTGTCCGGCCTGCTGTTTACCGGCATGCTGGTGAGCATCAAGGCGGTCAGCGACGCCGTGCCGGTCGGCCAGTCGGTGTTTTTCCGCTCGCTGTTTGCGCTGTTGCCGATCGTAGTGTTTCTTGCCCTGCGGCGGGAGTTTCCCCGGGGGCTGGCAACGCGTCGCCCGCTGGGACATGCCCTGCGATCTGGGCTGGGGGCGGCGGCCATGTTTGCGTCCTTTGCGGCGGTCGCGCTATTGCCGGTTGCCGAGGCCACGCTGCTCGCTCAACTGACACCGGTGTTCATGGCGATCGGTGGGATCTTGCTGCTGGGTGAGCGGTTTTCGCTCTATCGGGCAGGGGCTATCGTGCTGGCGCTCTCGGGGATGGCGGTACTGGTGCTGCCAGGACTGGGCGCGGATGGGGCGCATGGCCAGGTGGCAGGCTATGCACTAGGCGCGCTTAGCGCTTTGTTAACGGCAGGGGCGCTGTTGACCGTTCGGCGGATTTCACGCACGGAAACGGCAGGTTCTATCGCGTTCTATTTTATTCTGGTGTCGTCGCTGGCGGGCCTGGCAACGCTGCCTCTGGGCTGGGCGGCGCTTAGTCCGGTCGAGTTTGGGTTACTGGTGCTCTCGGGCCTGTTTGGCGGGGCGGCACATATCGCGATGACGCTGGCGTTACGCTACGCGGAGGCGTCCCGCCTGGCACCCTTTGAGTACATTGCCCTGGTTTGGCCCGTATTGGCGGATTGGGTGCTGTTCGGGATTCCTGTCTCGAGTGCTTTCCTGCTGGCGCTGCCGCTGATGTTAAGCGGGGTGGCGCTGGCCGCCATGGAAGGGCGGCGGCTTAAATGGCCTCTTCGACGATGA
- a CDS encoding ABC transporter ATP-binding protein: MVTLQLTHVSARYGRTPIIQDITTPPFQGGQMIALLGPNAAGKSTLFRRILGLLKGDGEVTISGTSAERPVAYMPQDTGARAALTVYESVLLARMQGRSLKVQSEDLAQVDRALDELNIAVLGERDIGDLSGGQRQLVSAAQALVQEPEILMLDEPTSALDLNRQISLLGVLRRLADERQMLILVALHDLGHALRFTDASMVLEHGRLIACGPTEDVITPSLLQSVYRVNARIEPCSKGSPQLIVEEAI; encoded by the coding sequence ATGGTAACCCTACAGCTGACTCATGTTTCTGCCCGTTACGGGCGCACCCCCATTATCCAGGACATCACGACACCGCCCTTTCAGGGTGGGCAAATGATCGCCCTGCTGGGGCCTAACGCCGCCGGTAAATCGACCCTGTTCCGTCGCATTCTGGGGCTATTGAAAGGTGACGGTGAGGTCACGATCAGCGGCACCAGTGCCGAGCGCCCCGTGGCCTATATGCCCCAGGACACGGGGGCAAGAGCGGCACTGACGGTGTACGAGTCGGTGCTGTTAGCGCGCATGCAGGGGCGCAGCCTGAAAGTGCAAAGCGAGGACCTGGCACAGGTTGACCGCGCCCTCGATGAGTTGAACATTGCCGTGCTTGGCGAGCGTGATATCGGCGACCTGAGCGGCGGGCAGCGCCAACTGGTCAGCGCCGCCCAGGCGCTGGTGCAGGAGCCCGAGATCCTGATGCTCGACGAGCCCACCTCGGCGCTCGACCTCAACCGCCAGATTAGCCTCCTTGGCGTGCTACGCCGCCTGGCCGACGAACGCCAGATGCTCATCCTGGTGGCGCTGCACGACCTGGGCCACGCGCTGCGCTTCACCGATGCCTCCATGGTCCTCGAACACGGCCGGCTGATTGCCTGCGGCCCCACGGAGGACGTCATCACGCCCTCGCTGCTGCAATCCGTTTACCGGGTAAACGCGCGGATCGAGCCCTGCTCAAAAGGCAGCCCGCAGCTCATCGTCGAAGAGGCCATTTAA
- a CDS encoding FecCD family ABC transporter permease: MTTESIAKTPNAPDSKGRAFYRSQVFRRQMILAALVVALFFSLCVDLALGPARYSLGEVMTALFTPDSVSQQARVILWEIRMPVALLALVVGASLSIAGAQMQTILSNPLASPFTLGISAGASFGAALGLAFGVAIIPAAIEYVVPINAFLMAMVTAFLIHAISLKRGVTVETIVLLGIAMVFIFNSLMALIQFFASQQAVAAVVFWTMGSLTKATWPKFWIALSILTMVMPLLARHGWALTAMRLGDAKAESMGVNPRALRLEVLVLVSLLAAIAVAFVGTIGFIGLVGPHIARILLGEDQRFFLPGSALCGALILSVGSVISKIIIPGTIIPIGIITSLVGIPFFLFLVLNNKKASW, translated from the coding sequence ATGACGACTGAAAGCATCGCGAAAACGCCTAACGCGCCTGATTCAAAGGGGCGCGCCTTTTATCGCAGCCAGGTGTTTCGCCGCCAGATGATTCTGGCGGCGCTGGTCGTAGCGCTCTTCTTCAGTCTATGCGTCGACCTTGCGCTTGGCCCCGCGCGTTATAGCCTGGGCGAGGTCATGACTGCGCTGTTTACCCCCGACAGCGTTAGCCAGCAGGCCCGTGTGATTCTCTGGGAAATCCGCATGCCGGTGGCGCTGCTGGCCCTCGTGGTCGGCGCGAGCCTTTCCATCGCCGGGGCGCAGATGCAAACCATCCTGAGCAACCCGCTGGCCAGCCCCTTCACACTGGGCATTTCGGCGGGCGCAAGTTTTGGTGCTGCTCTGGGGCTGGCCTTTGGCGTCGCCATTATCCCGGCGGCCATCGAATACGTGGTGCCTATCAATGCGTTTCTGATGGCCATGGTCACCGCCTTTCTTATCCATGCAATCAGCCTCAAGCGCGGCGTGACGGTCGAGACCATCGTACTGCTGGGCATTGCGATGGTGTTTATCTTCAATTCCCTCATGGCGCTGATTCAGTTTTTTGCCAGCCAGCAGGCCGTGGCCGCAGTGGTTTTCTGGACCATGGGCAGCCTCACCAAAGCCACCTGGCCAAAATTCTGGATCGCGCTGAGCATTTTGACCATGGTGATGCCGCTACTGGCGCGCCACGGCTGGGCACTCACCGCGATGCGCCTGGGCGACGCCAAGGCCGAGAGCATGGGGGTCAATCCCCGTGCGCTGCGACTGGAAGTGCTGGTGCTGGTATCGCTACTTGCCGCGATTGCGGTGGCATTTGTGGGCACCATCGGCTTTATTGGCCTGGTAGGGCCGCATATTGCACGCATTCTTCTAGGCGAAGATCAGCGCTTCTTCCTGCCCGGCTCGGCGTTGTGCGGCGCGCTGATTCTTTCCGTCGGGTCCGTGATTTCCAAAATCATCATCCCCGGCACCATCATTCCCATTGGTATCATCACCTCACTCGTGGGCATTCCCTTCTTTCTATTTCTCGTGCTTAACAACAAGAAGGCGTCATGGTAA
- a CDS encoding ABC transporter substrate-binding protein, whose protein sequence is MASHFSKLLFGALSTLSCTASADDISVTDVAGRDVTLEAPAERVILGEGRQIYLVGILEPEDPFAHVVGWREDFSQADPDNYARYLERFPEIEAIPTFGGFKDGTFDVEQAASLTPDVVLMNIEAKAATEDAGYDDKLAELDIPIVYVDFREDPIENTIPSMRIIGKLMGDEAAAEEFITFAEEQLARVTDVIEQADPERPSVFIDRAGGYSDECCMSFGPANFGEYVTLAGGSNIAADIIPNTFGTLNPEQIIAADPDHMVVTGGSWDAYVPGGDWVGVGPGADMEKAQAKLEALTERTAMTGIQAVESDNVHAIWHQFYNSPYYFVAIQQLAKWLHPDLFADLDPEATMAELHDRFLPIDYEPGYWLSLNDD, encoded by the coding sequence ATGGCTTCCCACTTTTCAAAATTACTATTTGGTGCACTGTCGACATTGAGCTGTACCGCTTCCGCTGACGACATTTCCGTGACCGACGTTGCCGGTCGCGACGTCACGCTAGAGGCACCGGCCGAGCGGGTTATTTTAGGCGAAGGCAGGCAAATCTACCTGGTGGGCATACTGGAGCCCGAAGACCCCTTTGCGCATGTGGTGGGCTGGCGCGAAGATTTTTCCCAAGCCGACCCCGACAACTACGCACGCTATCTTGAGCGCTTCCCCGAGATTGAAGCGATCCCGACCTTTGGCGGCTTTAAAGACGGCACCTTCGATGTTGAACAGGCCGCGTCGCTTACCCCCGACGTGGTACTGATGAACATTGAAGCCAAAGCCGCCACCGAGGACGCCGGCTACGATGACAAACTGGCCGAGCTGGACATTCCTATCGTCTATGTCGATTTCCGTGAGGACCCCATCGAAAACACCATTCCCTCGATGCGCATCATCGGCAAGCTGATGGGCGATGAAGCCGCCGCCGAGGAATTCATCACCTTCGCCGAGGAACAGCTGGCAAGGGTCACTGATGTCATCGAACAGGCCGACCCCGAGCGGCCCAGCGTCTTTATTGATCGAGCAGGCGGTTATTCAGATGAATGCTGCATGAGCTTTGGCCCTGCCAACTTTGGCGAATACGTCACCCTGGCGGGTGGCTCCAACATTGCTGCGGATATTATCCCCAACACCTTCGGAACGCTTAATCCCGAGCAGATTATCGCCGCTGACCCAGACCACATGGTGGTGACCGGCGGCAGTTGGGATGCCTACGTGCCGGGCGGTGATTGGGTCGGCGTCGGGCCTGGCGCTGACATGGAGAAGGCGCAGGCCAAGCTCGAAGCCCTCACCGAACGCACCGCCATGACCGGCATTCAGGCGGTCGAATCAGATAATGTCCACGCCATTTGGCACCAGTTCTACAACAGCCCCTACTATTTTGTCGCCATCCAGCAATTGGCGAAGTGGCTACACCCTGACCTGTTTGCCGATCTGGACCCGGAAGCTACCATGGCGGAACTGCACGATCGCTTTTTACCCATCGACTATGAACCCGGCTACTGGCTATCCTTGAATGACGACTGA
- a CDS encoding DUF2218 domain-containing protein, with the protein MPLSRAEIATPSGERLINRLCKHWAHEFEVEHSEQEAKITFVSGTCLMRADDEVLTVAIETLEEGHLDELEGVVERQLVDTAGDEALVIIWEN; encoded by the coding sequence ATGCCGCTATCCCGTGCTGAAATCGCGACGCCCTCTGGCGAGCGCTTAATCAATCGCCTGTGCAAGCACTGGGCGCATGAGTTTGAGGTCGAACACTCGGAGCAGGAGGCGAAAATCACCTTTGTTTCCGGCACTTGCCTGATGCGCGCCGATGACGAGGTGTTGACGGTGGCGATCGAAACACTGGAGGAAGGTCACCTGGACGAATTGGAAGGTGTCGTGGAGCGGCAGCTTGTGGATACGGCCGGTGACGAAGCGCTGGTCATCATTTGGGAAAACTGA
- the dapB gene encoding 4-hydroxy-tetrahydrodipicolinate reductase, with the protein MTRVAIVGVAGRMGRTLVNAVEQEADATLAGGIVEPGSSLAGADIGELAGVGKRGVSAVDSLEAIVDDFDVLIDFTAPQVTLANLAFCAKHGKRIVIGTTGMNDDQLAQLDSYRDDVAMVFAPNMSVGVNLTLKLLETAAKALGDEGYDIEVIESHHRHKVDSPSGTAIKMGEVVAQSLDRTLKEHGVFERVGQCGPRTDKEIGFATVRAGDIVGEHTVMFATEGERIEITHKASSRMTFAKGAVRAARWVAGKENGRYDMQDVLGLE; encoded by the coding sequence ATGACCCGAGTTGCCATTGTTGGCGTCGCTGGCCGGATGGGCCGCACACTGGTAAACGCTGTTGAACAAGAGGCTGATGCCACCCTGGCCGGTGGTATCGTCGAGCCAGGGAGTTCCCTGGCGGGTGCGGATATTGGCGAGCTGGCAGGTGTTGGCAAGCGCGGTGTTTCGGCGGTGGATTCGCTGGAGGCCATCGTGGACGATTTCGATGTACTAATCGATTTCACCGCACCGCAGGTGACTCTGGCCAACCTGGCGTTCTGTGCCAAGCATGGCAAGCGCATCGTGATTGGTACCACGGGTATGAATGATGATCAGCTGGCTCAGTTGGATAGTTACCGTGATGATGTCGCGATGGTGTTTGCGCCCAATATGAGCGTAGGCGTCAACCTGACCCTGAAGCTATTGGAAACGGCTGCCAAAGCGCTGGGCGATGAAGGCTACGATATTGAAGTGATCGAGTCCCACCATCGTCACAAGGTTGATTCACCGTCGGGTACCGCCATCAAGATGGGGGAAGTTGTCGCGCAAAGCCTGGACCGCACGCTAAAAGAGCATGGCGTGTTCGAGCGGGTGGGGCAGTGCGGCCCGCGCACCGATAAAGAAATCGGCTTTGCCACCGTTCGCGCGGGCGATATCGTGGGTGAGCATACGGTGATGTTTGCCACTGAAGGTGAGCGCATCGAAATTACCCATAAGGCCTCCAGCCGCATGACCTTTGCCAAAGGCGCGGTGCGTGCCGCCCGCTGGGTCGCGGGTAAAGAGAACGGCCGTTACGATATGCAGGATGTTTTGGGGCTGGAATAA
- the carA gene encoding glutamine-hydrolyzing carbamoyl-phosphate synthase small subunit, giving the protein MSKPAILALEDGSVFHGTAIGADGVTSGEVVFNTAMTGYQEILTDPSYTRQIVTLTYPHIGNTGTNSEDVESASIAAAGLVIRDLPLMASSFRSQQTLSDYLNSQNVLGIADIDTRRLTRILRDKGAQNGAILAGADAEGDDAVARALEAARAFPGLKGMDLAKEVSCKEAYEWSEGEWALGEGYADATQGDRPYHVVAYDYGVKFNILRMLASRGCRLTVVPAQTSAADVLAMKPDGVFLANGPGDPEPCDYAIKAIQDVLESDTPVFGICLGHQLLALASGAKTVKMSHGHHGANHPVQDLDSGTVMITSQNHGFAADEASLPANLRATHRSLFDGTLQGIERTDRPAFSFQGHPEASPGPRDVAPLFDRFVAMMQARR; this is encoded by the coding sequence TTGAGCAAACCCGCAATATTGGCTCTGGAGGATGGCAGTGTCTTCCACGGAACCGCCATTGGCGCGGATGGCGTCACAAGCGGTGAGGTGGTGTTCAATACAGCCATGACCGGCTACCAGGAAATCCTCACCGACCCTTCCTATACCCGCCAAATCGTCACCCTTACTTATCCCCATATCGGTAATACCGGCACTAACAGTGAAGACGTGGAGTCTGCCTCGATTGCCGCGGCGGGGCTGGTGATTCGCGATTTGCCGCTTATGGCCAGCAGCTTCCGCTCACAGCAAACGCTTTCAGACTACTTGAATAGCCAGAACGTGCTGGGTATCGCGGACATCGACACCCGCCGGTTGACACGCATTCTGCGCGATAAAGGCGCTCAGAACGGGGCGATTCTGGCGGGCGCTGATGCCGAGGGCGACGATGCGGTAGCGCGAGCGCTGGAAGCCGCCCGCGCGTTTCCAGGGCTGAAGGGCATGGATCTGGCCAAGGAAGTTTCTTGTAAAGAGGCTTACGAGTGGTCGGAAGGCGAGTGGGCGCTGGGTGAAGGCTATGCGGATGCGACGCAAGGTGATCGACCCTACCATGTCGTGGCCTATGATTACGGCGTGAAATTCAACATTCTGCGCATGCTGGCGTCGCGCGGCTGTCGACTGACCGTTGTTCCGGCGCAAACCAGCGCCGCCGACGTGCTGGCCATGAAGCCCGATGGCGTCTTTCTGGCCAACGGCCCCGGCGACCCGGAGCCCTGCGACTACGCCATTAAAGCGATTCAGGACGTACTGGAAAGCGACACGCCGGTGTTTGGTATTTGCCTTGGCCACCAGCTGCTGGCGCTCGCCTCCGGCGCCAAAACAGTCAAAATGAGCCACGGCCACCATGGTGCCAACCACCCGGTGCAGGATCTGGACAGTGGTACGGTGATGATTACCAGCCAAAACCACGGCTTTGCCGCTGATGAAGCGAGCCTGCCCGCCAACCTGCGTGCTACGCACCGTTCATTGTTCGACGGCACCTTGCAGGGAATTGAGCGCACTGACCGTCCGGCGTTCAGCTTTCAGGGGCACCCGGAAGCGAGCCCCGGCCCGCGTGACGTGGCGCCGCTGTTCGATCGCTTTGTCGCCATGATGCAGGCGCGTCGCTAA